Proteins from a genomic interval of Yoonia sp. GPGPB17:
- a CDS encoding N-acetylmuramic acid 6-phosphate etherase: MSLPTTETVFAGSHIDARPTLEAAAFLLDGQSAAIDAVRYATPTLSQGAQQMASAIRAGKSLHYAAAGSSGLMALADASELRGTFGIPTEKIRIHMAGGVPVDGHMPGDTEDDGTAAGQIANEISNGDVVIVLTASGTTPYALAVAHAAQHRGATIIGIANNPGTPLLELADTPVCIPTPPEVVAGSTRLGAGTAQKAALNLMSTLMGVVLGHVYRGEMVNVIADNAKLVQRAIGMVSRITGVSADMAEAAIAQTGGRVKPAILVASGCSPKQALTLLEQHSGQLGPCLSSLSTNRTTTSN; encoded by the coding sequence ATGTCGTTGCCAACGACTGAAACAGTATTTGCGGGATCTCACATTGATGCGCGGCCGACGCTTGAGGCGGCCGCATTCCTGCTGGATGGGCAGTCAGCCGCGATTGATGCGGTCAGGTATGCAACGCCAACGCTATCGCAAGGGGCTCAGCAGATGGCCTCTGCAATCCGTGCGGGTAAAAGCCTGCACTATGCTGCCGCAGGCAGCTCTGGCCTGATGGCGCTTGCCGATGCAAGTGAGTTGCGCGGGACCTTCGGCATCCCGACAGAAAAGATCCGCATACATATGGCAGGCGGCGTCCCCGTCGATGGCCATATGCCCGGCGATACGGAAGACGACGGAACCGCCGCCGGACAAATCGCCAACGAAATCTCGAACGGTGATGTTGTTATTGTGCTGACCGCCAGTGGCACCACGCCCTATGCGCTTGCAGTGGCCCACGCCGCACAGCACCGGGGTGCCACCATCATTGGCATCGCAAACAACCCCGGCACACCGCTGCTGGAACTTGCGGACACGCCGGTTTGCATTCCGACACCACCTGAGGTCGTTGCGGGCTCAACACGGTTAGGAGCCGGAACGGCACAGAAGGCCGCGCTGAACCTGATGTCCACGCTGATGGGTGTCGTATTGGGCCATGTTTATCGCGGCGAGATGGTCAATGTGATCGCCGACAATGCCAAACTTGTGCAACGGGCCATTGGCATGGTGTCACGCATCACCGGCGTTTCAGCGGACATGGCCGAGGCCGCCATTGCCCAGACAGGTGGACGCGTCAAACCCGCCATTCTCGTTGCTTCGGGCTGCTCACCGAAACAAGCATTGACACTGCTCGAACAGCACAGCGGCCAGCTCGGCCCTTGCCTATCATCACTTTCAACGAACCGGACAACTACGTCTAACTAG
- a CDS encoding BadF/BadG/BcrA/BcrD ATPase family protein: MSDSSHTLIIGVDGGGTGCRVAIGTVTDGVVARAEGGRANVATDPEPAIRNVIATVEAAATSGGIPLERLKGAAAHLGLAGVMTARDARRVASALPYRHTTVTDDRPTALHGALGGQDGFLLSVGTGTIAAASTGGIYRSVGGWGFYVGDQASGSWLGQKCLRQVLLCHDKLAEHSDLTRDLLAKFQNDPNEIVAFSMSAMPGDYGLLAPDVVESARAGDPVGRKIMQSGADHLWQCLTALQFKAGNALCLAGGVGPHYAEYLPAVATADLRERRGDALDGAFDFALANLGKRVEVQI; this comes from the coding sequence ATGTCTGATTCATCACATACTCTGATTATCGGCGTTGATGGCGGCGGCACCGGGTGTCGCGTGGCCATTGGGACGGTGACGGATGGGGTGGTTGCCCGCGCGGAGGGTGGCCGAGCGAATGTGGCCACTGATCCAGAGCCTGCAATACGCAATGTGATCGCGACCGTTGAGGCTGCGGCCACAAGTGGTGGCATTCCCTTGGAGCGACTGAAGGGAGCCGCCGCGCATCTTGGCCTTGCCGGGGTGATGACGGCGCGGGATGCCAGGAGAGTGGCTTCCGCGTTGCCTTACCGCCACACGACAGTAACGGACGACAGGCCAACAGCGTTGCACGGTGCGCTTGGTGGGCAGGACGGTTTCCTGCTGTCTGTCGGAACGGGGACGATTGCGGCGGCTTCTACTGGCGGCATCTATCGCAGCGTCGGTGGATGGGGCTTTTACGTTGGTGACCAGGCGTCCGGATCATGGCTGGGGCAGAAGTGCCTGCGCCAAGTGCTGCTTTGCCATGATAAGCTGGCGGAGCACAGTGACCTGACCCGCGATTTGCTCGCGAAATTCCAGAATGACCCCAATGAGATTGTTGCGTTCAGCATGTCCGCGATGCCCGGCGACTATGGGCTTCTTGCGCCTGATGTTGTCGAAAGCGCGCGCGCGGGTGATCCCGTGGGAAGAAAAATCATGCAATCGGGTGCCGATCATCTATGGCAATGTTTGACCGCACTGCAATTCAAAGCAGGGAATGCGCTTTGTCTGGCCGGTGGCGTGGGGCCGCATTATGCGGAATACTTGCCCGCAGTCGCCACCGCAGACCTGCGTGAACGTCGGGGCGATGCGCTGGATGGTGCCTTTGATTTTGCCCTTGCCAACCTCGGGAAGCGTGTTGAGGTCCAGATATGA
- the nagA gene encoding N-acetylglucosamine-6-phosphate deacetylase, which yields MSGGIIAPGYVDLQVNGGGGVMFNDDQSVDALRTIAQAHAAIGSAAILPTLITDTPDRTKAAIAAVEQAITERVAGIVGIHLEGPHLSVARKGAHDPSLIRPMGADDLAIVLRAADRLPNVMMTVAPENTTHAQVRAMSDAGVIVSLGHSDADFEACMAAFDAGARCVTHLFNAMSQLGNREPGLVGATLARDDIHAGLIADGLHVHPATMRIALAAAANDARIMLVTDAMASAGSQINGFMLNGRKVVRKDRRLTLENGTLAGADLEMTQAVSTLVNAVGDPVSQAIRRATGTPLSLLKGFNNARPLFDPAVFVNHLADDLSAVRRLCE from the coding sequence TTGTCAGGTGGGATCATCGCGCCGGGCTATGTCGATTTGCAGGTCAACGGCGGCGGCGGCGTGATGTTCAATGATGATCAATCCGTGGATGCATTGCGTACCATTGCGCAGGCGCACGCCGCGATCGGGTCTGCGGCCATTCTGCCAACCCTGATCACTGATACACCCGATCGCACTAAAGCCGCGATCGCTGCCGTTGAACAAGCCATCACCGAAAGGGTGGCGGGTATCGTGGGCATCCATCTTGAAGGGCCACATTTGTCTGTTGCGCGAAAGGGTGCCCATGACCCCAGCCTGATCCGCCCAATGGGCGCGGATGATCTGGCCATTGTGTTGCGTGCTGCTGACCGGCTGCCAAATGTCATGATGACCGTTGCACCAGAAAATACGACCCATGCGCAAGTTCGCGCCATGTCTGATGCCGGGGTGATTGTTTCGCTTGGACATTCAGACGCAGATTTTGAGGCCTGTATGGCGGCATTTGATGCGGGCGCACGCTGTGTAACGCATCTTTTCAATGCGATGAGCCAGCTGGGTAACCGTGAACCGGGACTGGTTGGTGCCACCCTTGCACGTGATGATATCCACGCCGGGCTGATTGCCGATGGATTGCATGTGCACCCCGCGACGATGCGGATCGCCTTGGCGGCTGCGGCAAATGACGCAAGGATCATGCTTGTCACCGATGCGATGGCCTCCGCTGGCTCTCAGATTAACGGGTTTATGCTGAATGGCCGCAAAGTGGTCAGAAAGGACCGGCGCCTGACGTTGGAGAACGGTACATTGGCTGGTGCCGACCTTGAGATGACACAGGCCGTATCGACGCTGGTGAACGCGGTTGGGGATCCGGTGTCGCAGGCAATTCGCCGGGCTACCGGGACACCATTGTCACTGTTGAAGGGGTTTAACAATGCACGTCCGCTGTTTGATCCCGCAGTTTTTGTGAATCATTTGGCTGACGATCTGTCTGCGGTCAGACGGCTTTGCGAATGA
- a CDS encoding ABC transporter substrate-binding protein, translating to MKPTSALTLVAVLMATAAPLSAETLRWARSGDALTLDPHAQNEGPTHTIRHQMYEPLIIRDVTGAFEAALATDWAPSTDDPNVWVFNLREGVTFHDGAAFTAEDVVFSFERAKQPNSDMKELIGSITEVRAVDDLTVEIVTDGPNPILPSNLTNLFIMDKDWTEANDTVAVQDFEGGEITFATTNTNGTGPYVLQSREPDVKTVMVRNENYWGIDQFPMEVTEIVYTPIQNAATRVAAMLSGEVDFLQDMPVQDLERVNAADGLVVKQAPQNRVIFFGMNQGADDIEADNVDGANPLADVRVRRAMSMAINRDAIRQVVMRGQSEPAGMIAPPFVNGWTAEMDAESSTDIDGAKALLAEAGYADGFSIRLDCPNDRYVNDEGICQAAVGMMGQIGITVNLDAKPKAQHFPLITDSKTDFYMLGWGVPTYDSEYIFNFLVHGRESDIGTWNGTGFDNDELDAMIESLASNTDLEARNEDIASIWRVVQDEQLYIPIHHQVLNWGMSDRVGIEVDPEDQPKIKYFTMN from the coding sequence ATGAAACCGACATCAGCATTAACACTCGTCGCCGTATTGATGGCCACAGCTGCGCCGCTTAGTGCGGAAACGCTGCGTTGGGCACGTTCCGGCGACGCGCTCACACTTGATCCACACGCCCAAAACGAGGGACCGACTCACACTATCCGCCATCAAATGTATGAGCCGTTGATCATCCGCGACGTGACAGGTGCATTTGAAGCAGCTTTGGCCACAGACTGGGCACCATCAACTGATGATCCAAATGTCTGGGTCTTTAACCTGCGTGAAGGTGTCACCTTCCATGATGGCGCGGCCTTCACCGCCGAAGACGTTGTTTTCAGCTTTGAGCGCGCCAAACAGCCCAATTCCGATATGAAAGAACTGATCGGATCAATCACCGAGGTGCGTGCGGTTGATGATCTGACCGTCGAGATTGTGACAGATGGGCCGAACCCCATCCTGCCATCCAACCTGACCAATCTGTTCATCATGGACAAGGATTGGACCGAAGCAAACGACACCGTCGCGGTGCAGGATTTTGAAGGCGGCGAGATCACATTTGCCACGACCAATACCAATGGTACCGGTCCTTATGTCCTGCAAAGCCGTGAACCTGATGTCAAAACGGTCATGGTCCGCAACGAGAATTACTGGGGCATTGACCAGTTCCCCATGGAAGTGACCGAGATTGTCTACACCCCCATCCAGAACGCTGCGACCCGTGTGGCCGCAATGCTGTCAGGCGAGGTTGATTTTTTGCAGGATATGCCTGTGCAGGATCTGGAGCGTGTGAATGCTGCCGATGGTCTGGTGGTCAAGCAAGCCCCGCAGAACCGCGTAATCTTCTTTGGGATGAACCAGGGCGCGGATGATATCGAAGCCGACAACGTGGATGGGGCCAACCCGCTGGCTGATGTCCGCGTCCGTCGGGCGATGTCGATGGCCATCAATCGTGACGCCATCCGGCAGGTCGTTATGCGTGGCCAGAGTGAACCCGCTGGCATGATCGCGCCACCATTCGTCAACGGCTGGACAGCCGAGATGGACGCGGAATCATCCACCGACATCGACGGAGCGAAAGCGTTGTTGGCCGAAGCTGGCTATGCTGACGGATTCTCCATCCGGCTTGATTGTCCCAATGACCGCTACGTGAATGACGAAGGCATCTGTCAGGCCGCCGTAGGTATGATGGGGCAAATTGGGATCACGGTGAACCTTGATGCAAAACCCAAGGCGCAGCACTTCCCCTTGATCACAGATAGCAAAACCGATTTCTATATGCTGGGCTGGGGTGTGCCGACCTATGACAGCGAATATATCTTCAACTTCCTTGTGCATGGCCGCGAAAGTGACATTGGCACATGGAATGGCACCGGCTTCGACAATGACGAGTTGGACGCGATGATTGAATCACTGGCGTCCAATACCGATCTGGAGGCGCGCAATGAAGACATCGCAAGCATTTGGCGTGTCGTTCAGGACGAACAGCTTTATATTCCAATTCATCACCAGGTGCTGAACTGGGGTATGTCAGATCGCGTCGGTATCGAGGTTGATCCGGAAGATCAGCCCAAGATCAAGTACTTCACGATGAACTGA
- a CDS encoding ABC transporter permease — translation MLAYTIRRVAQSALVLLIVGLVAFSMFRFVGDPIENMLGQERTVEDIERLRDQLGLNQSFAVQYYRFLEGAVQGNFGVSYRQGRPVAEILMERAPATLELATVSAVLAIIFGIAFGVFTAIRRDGFIANFIMSASLIGVSLPTFLIGILLIYIFSVELNWLPSFGRGETVDLGGWTTGFLTESGLKALILPAITLGLYQMTLIMRLVRSEMLEVLRQDYIRFARARGLKDRAINFRHALKNTMVPVITVIGLQLGAIIAFAIITETVFQWPGVGLLFINAIQFVDIPVMAAYLMLISVMFVAINLIVDMLYFFIDPRLRVDRAGGH, via the coding sequence ATGCTGGCCTATACCATTCGCCGCGTTGCACAGTCTGCGCTCGTCTTACTTATTGTTGGGCTTGTTGCATTTTCGATGTTTCGTTTCGTGGGCGATCCAATTGAAAACATGTTGGGTCAGGAACGCACGGTTGAGGATATCGAGCGCTTGCGTGATCAGCTTGGCCTGAACCAGTCTTTTGCGGTCCAGTACTACCGGTTTCTTGAAGGGGCTGTGCAGGGCAACTTCGGCGTCAGCTATCGCCAGGGGCGCCCCGTGGCCGAGATTTTGATGGAACGCGCGCCAGCTACCCTTGAACTGGCGACCGTGTCGGCTGTTTTGGCCATCATATTTGGTATCGCTTTTGGTGTTTTTACGGCGATCCGACGCGACGGTTTCATCGCCAATTTCATCATGTCCGCATCCCTGATCGGGGTGTCTTTGCCGACATTTCTGATCGGAATCCTGTTGATCTACATCTTCTCGGTCGAGCTGAATTGGCTACCCAGTTTCGGGCGTGGTGAAACCGTCGATCTGGGTGGCTGGACAACAGGTTTTCTGACTGAAAGCGGGCTAAAGGCGCTGATCCTGCCCGCCATCACACTTGGGCTTTATCAGATGACGCTGATCATGCGACTTGTGCGCTCAGAAATGCTCGAAGTGCTGCGACAGGATTATATCCGCTTTGCCCGCGCGCGCGGATTGAAAGACCGTGCAATCAACTTCCGCCATGCGTTAAAGAATACCATGGTGCCGGTGATTACGGTGATCGGTCTACAGCTTGGCGCCATCATCGCCTTTGCGATCATCACCGAGACTGTGTTCCAATGGCCGGGTGTTGGCCTGCTGTTCATCAACGCGATCCAGTTCGTCGATATCCCTGTGATGGCGGCGTATCTGATGCTGATCTCTGTGATGTTCGTCGCGATCAACCTGATCGTAGATATGCTTTATTTCTTTATTGATCCGCGCTTGCGGGTTGATCGGGCCGGGGGCCACTGA
- a CDS encoding ABC transporter permease, translating to MTDLSDQTTPVKPVQKSRLRVFLDSDIYYTFRRSPVAVVSTIVVTVLVLSAVFAPFIAPTNPFNPASLNLMNGFTAPMTPNAFTGESFLLGTDDQGRDVFSTILYGMRVSLFVGVAAVLFAMVLGITLGLISGYVGGWTETIIMRTADVQLTFPSILVAMLIFGIAKGFTPIEYRDQMAIWVLIIAIGLSDWVQFARVVRGATLVEKRKEYVEAARLIGRKPYAIMLRHILPNVLSPVLVIATISLALAIIAEATLSFLGVGAPPTQPSLGTLIRIGQGFLFSGEWWILLFPALTLLTLALSVNLLGDWLRDALNPRLR from the coding sequence ATGACTGATCTTTCGGACCAAACCACACCCGTCAAGCCTGTGCAGAAATCCCGCCTGCGGGTTTTTCTGGACAGCGATATCTACTACACGTTCCGGCGGTCGCCCGTCGCGGTGGTTTCGACCATAGTGGTCACGGTTCTGGTCTTGTCTGCCGTATTCGCCCCTTTCATCGCACCAACAAATCCGTTTAACCCCGCCTCACTGAACCTGATGAACGGGTTCACGGCGCCGATGACACCAAACGCCTTCACCGGAGAGAGCTTTCTGTTGGGCACCGACGATCAGGGGCGTGATGTATTTTCAACCATCCTTTACGGCATGCGCGTGTCCTTATTTGTGGGCGTGGCGGCGGTCCTGTTTGCCATGGTACTGGGCATCACACTGGGGCTGATCTCGGGCTATGTGGGGGGCTGGACCGAGACGATCATCATGCGGACGGCGGATGTACAACTGACCTTTCCATCAATCCTTGTGGCTATGTTGATCTTTGGCATAGCCAAGGGGTTTACGCCCATTGAGTACCGCGATCAGATGGCAATCTGGGTGCTGATTATCGCAATCGGGCTCAGCGATTGGGTGCAATTCGCACGCGTGGTGCGGGGGGCAACACTAGTCGAAAAGCGCAAAGAATATGTCGAGGCGGCGCGCCTTATCGGGCGCAAACCCTATGCGATCATGTTGCGGCATATCCTGCCCAACGTGTTGTCGCCCGTATTGGTCATTGCCACGATCTCTCTGGCGCTGGCGATCATCGCCGAAGCGACGCTGAGCTTTCTCGGTGTTGGCGCACCGCCGACACAGCCAAGTCTGGGGACCTTGATCCGGATCGGCCAGGGCTTTCTGTTTTCGGGCGAATGGTGGATTTTGCTATTCCCGGCGCTGACCCTGTTGACGCTGGCGTTGAGTGTAAACCTGCTGGGCGATTGGTTGCGCGACGCATTGAACCCAAGGTTACGTTAA
- a CDS encoding ABC transporter ATP-binding protein: MSGPVLSIRNLSVEIPTRTGVVKPVDGVSYDIRAGEILGVVGESGAGKSMAGNAVIGLLNPPAHIAKGEIWLNGARIDALKGEAMRRLRGKEIGMVFQDPLTSLNPLLSIGDQLTETMLTHLPIGRAEADKRAVAALEEVGIPGAAERIDSYPHEFSGGMRQRVVIALALCAEPSLIIADEPTTALDVSVQAQIIALLKRLCRDRGTAVMLITHDMGVIAEAADRVAVMYAGRLAELGRVRDVLTQPQHPYTAGLMASTPLASAGKARLHQIEGAMPRLDKVPDGCPFHPRCTYAQDKCRAATAPQISESHAACWFPLLAEKVS, from the coding sequence ATGTCTGGACCAGTTTTATCGATCCGCAATCTGTCTGTTGAAATCCCCACCCGCACCGGCGTTGTGAAACCTGTTGATGGTGTCAGCTATGATATTCGCGCAGGCGAAATTCTGGGTGTTGTGGGCGAAAGTGGCGCGGGCAAGTCAATGGCGGGCAACGCTGTCATCGGTCTGCTCAACCCACCTGCGCACATTGCGAAGGGCGAAATCTGGCTGAACGGCGCACGGATCGACGCGCTGAAAGGTGAGGCGATGCGCCGTCTGCGGGGCAAGGAAATTGGGATGGTGTTTCAAGACCCGCTGACGTCCCTGAACCCCCTGCTATCCATCGGTGACCAATTGACCGAAACCATGCTGACCCATCTGCCCATCGGTCGGGCAGAAGCAGACAAGCGCGCGGTTGCAGCCTTGGAAGAAGTCGGCATTCCGGGTGCTGCCGAAAGAATCGACAGTTACCCGCATGAATTCAGTGGCGGGATGCGCCAGCGTGTGGTGATCGCACTTGCGCTCTGTGCAGAACCGTCGCTGATCATTGCGGACGAACCGACAACGGCGCTGGATGTCTCTGTGCAAGCGCAGATCATCGCACTGCTTAAGCGGCTTTGCCGGGATCGCGGTACAGCCGTCATGTTGATCACCCATGATATGGGCGTGATTGCCGAGGCTGCTGACCGCGTCGCCGTGATGTATGCCGGGCGTTTGGCCGAACTGGGCCGCGTGCGTGATGTGCTGACCCAACCGCAACACCCCTACACCGCCGGGCTGATGGCATCCACGCCGCTGGCTTCGGCAGGCAAGGCGCGGTTGCATCAGATCGAGGGTGCCATGCCGCGACTGGACAAGGTGCCTGATGGCTGCCCGTTTCATCCACGTTGCACCTATGCGCAAGATAAATGTCGCGCGGCCACCGCCCCGCAAATATCGGAAAGCCATGCTGCTTGCTGGTTCCCGCTGCTGGCCGAGAAGGTATCTTAA
- a CDS encoding ABC transporter ATP-binding protein, producing MALISVKNLTRVFDVSKPWLNRVIERRNKAFLTAVSDVDFDVAERSTYGLVGESGSGKSTIGRMLVGLLTPSDGTVEIEGVNLATETDAAKVDAVRSDIQMIFQDPFASLNPRWRVRDIIVEPVVARGGDATGLAEKLLEQVGLSALDAGKFPHEFSGGQRQRICIARALSSEPKLIICDEPTSALDVSVQAQVLNLMSDLKDNFGLTYVLISHDLTVVQHMSDVIGVLYLGRLVEEASPENLFSNTKHPYTKMLLEAAPKMDGFGREADLPEGEIPDPINPPAGCAFHPRCPIATDICRQERPTLRQIGETRVACHLAD from the coding sequence ATGGCGCTGATTTCTGTGAAGAACCTGACGCGTGTCTTTGACGTGTCTAAACCCTGGCTGAACCGGGTGATTGAGCGGCGCAACAAAGCATTCCTGACAGCCGTATCAGACGTTGATTTCGATGTTGCCGAGCGCAGCACTTATGGGCTGGTCGGCGAAAGCGGATCTGGCAAATCCACCATTGGCCGGATGTTGGTGGGGTTGCTGACACCCTCTGATGGCACGGTCGAGATTGAAGGTGTGAACCTCGCGACAGAGACTGACGCGGCCAAGGTTGATGCGGTGCGCTCTGATATTCAGATGATCTTTCAAGATCCGTTCGCGTCTCTCAATCCACGTTGGCGGGTGCGCGATATCATTGTCGAACCTGTCGTGGCGCGTGGTGGCGATGCAACCGGTTTGGCGGAAAAACTGTTGGAGCAGGTTGGACTGTCTGCCTTGGATGCGGGGAAGTTTCCGCATGAGTTTTCTGGCGGACAGCGGCAGCGGATTTGTATTGCACGTGCGCTGTCGTCCGAGCCCAAGCTGATCATCTGTGATGAACCGACCTCGGCGCTTGATGTTTCTGTACAAGCGCAGGTTCTCAATCTGATGAGCGACCTGAAAGACAATTTTGGTCTGACTTATGTGCTGATCAGTCATGACCTGACGGTTGTGCAGCACATGTCCGACGTCATTGGTGTGCTTTATCTGGGCCGGTTGGTGGAAGAGGCGAGCCCGGAAAACCTGTTCAGCAACACAAAGCACCCCTACACAAAAATGCTGCTTGAGGCCGCGCCAAAAATGGATGGTTTTGGGCGCGAGGCCGACCTGCCAGAGGGCGAAATCCCCGACCCGATCAATCCGCCAGCAGGCTGCGCGTTTCATCCGCGCTGTCCCATCGCCACTGACATTTGCAGGCAAGAGCGGCCAACGCTGCGTCAAATAGGTGAAACACGCGTTGCGTGCCACCTCGCAGATTAG
- a CDS encoding cation:proton antiporter has protein sequence MLRQPLIVSFIAVGILAGPSVLGIARSDAQIDLLAELGIAVLLFLVGLKLDFNLVRTLGPVALVTGLGQVLFTTVFGFLIGLALGLDARTAIYVAIALTFSSTIIIVKLLSDKREIDALHGRIALGFLIVQDVVVVIAMIALSAIGVGAASGGDGALTDVLRVLGYGLAMLAFVVFFIRYIANPLVERLSRAPELLVSFAIGWAALLAAVGHYLGFGKELGGLLAGVSLASTPFREAIAARLASLRDFLLLFFFIALGASLDLSVLGASVGLTIVLSLFVLIGNPLIVLAIMGVMGYRKRTGFLAGLTVAQISEFSLIFMAMGVTIGHVNDEALGLVTLVGLVTIAASTYMITFSHQLYSLFEPLLGIFERRATQAEPDADTDAKQPHDVILFGLGRYGLGIAAALEDRNMRILGVDFDPEAVRYARAQGYDVVFGDATDPEFLAHLPLQKACWLVLAVPEHDTGLTHNDPRSGLLTGARDLGFRGKVAVAAHHDAAATALAAGRADLVLMPYRDAAFAAARMITEDTQPPDRALIDPDGQKELLT, from the coding sequence ATGCTGCGCCAGCCGCTTATTGTCAGCTTTATCGCTGTCGGCATTCTGGCTGGTCCTTCCGTACTTGGTATTGCGCGATCAGATGCGCAGATCGACTTGTTGGCAGAGCTTGGTATTGCCGTCTTGCTTTTCCTTGTCGGGTTGAAACTGGATTTCAATCTTGTGCGCACGCTGGGGCCGGTCGCACTTGTCACCGGATTGGGTCAGGTGCTCTTTACCACCGTTTTCGGCTTTCTTATCGGGCTGGCCCTTGGTTTGGATGCACGCACAGCGATCTACGTTGCCATTGCTCTGACATTTTCATCCACAATCATTATCGTGAAGCTTCTGTCCGACAAACGCGAGATTGACGCGTTGCATGGGCGGATCGCGCTGGGATTCCTGATCGTCCAGGATGTCGTCGTGGTCATTGCCATGATCGCACTCTCAGCGATTGGCGTGGGTGCCGCATCTGGTGGCGATGGCGCGTTGACAGATGTGCTGCGGGTGTTGGGGTATGGTTTGGCCATGCTGGCCTTTGTGGTGTTCTTTATCCGCTACATCGCAAACCCTTTGGTCGAACGGTTGTCGCGCGCGCCCGAGCTTTTGGTGTCGTTTGCGATTGGCTGGGCGGCACTTTTGGCGGCTGTGGGTCACTATCTTGGGTTTGGGAAGGAACTGGGTGGCCTGCTGGCGGGTGTCTCACTTGCCTCTACTCCGTTTCGCGAGGCGATTGCCGCGCGTCTGGCATCTTTGCGTGATTTCCTGCTTTTGTTCTTCTTTATCGCATTGGGCGCATCACTTGACCTGTCTGTTCTTGGGGCGAGTGTTGGGCTTACCATTGTCCTGTCACTCTTTGTGCTGATCGGGAACCCTTTGATCGTGCTCGCGATTATGGGGGTGATGGGCTATCGTAAGCGGACCGGTTTTCTGGCCGGATTGACCGTCGCGCAGATCAGCGAGTTCTCTTTGATCTTCATGGCGATGGGTGTGACGATCGGCCATGTCAACGACGAAGCGCTTGGTCTTGTGACGCTTGTCGGGCTCGTGACGATTGCTGCGTCGACCTATATGATCACTTTTTCGCATCAGCTCTATTCATTGTTCGAGCCGTTGCTGGGGATATTTGAACGGCGGGCAACCCAGGCTGAGCCGGATGCTGATACTGACGCCAAACAGCCACATGATGTGATCCTTTTTGGCCTTGGTCGTTATGGGCTGGGCATTGCTGCTGCCCTGGAAGACCGCAATATGCGTATTCTTGGCGTCGATTTTGACCCGGAGGCGGTGCGCTACGCCCGTGCGCAGGGTTATGACGTCGTTTTTGGTGATGCGACCGACCCCGAGTTTCTGGCGCATTTGCCGTTGCAGAAAGCGTGCTGGCTGGTGCTCGCCGTGCCGGAACACGATACCGGGTTGACCCATAATGATCCACGCAGCGGGCTTCTGACCGGTGCGCGCGATCTGGGCTTTCGCGGCAAGGTAGCTGTGGCTGCGCATCACGATGCTGCCGCAACAGCGCTCGCGGCGGGCCGGGCTGATCTTGTGCTCATGCCCTATCGGGATGCGGCTTTTGCTGCGGCGCGGATGATCACAGAGGATACCCAACCGCCAGATCGCGCCCTCATTGATCCCGATGGGCAGAAAGAGTTGCTGACATGA